GAAACAGAGACTCTGCTTGAGTCTAATGAGACTCTTAAAGATTCAGGCAACGATGTTAAAACCGGAACAGGGTACCTTTTTTATTTTATGCTCAAAGGCTGCCCGACTTGTGAAAAAGAATCCCGAGTAATAGAAGATATCTATCTTAATTATCCTGAAATCAGGATTGAGGCTTTTGCTAAAGGATTTTCCGATCGGGAATTAGAAAACTTCAGATTCTCAGCCAGGCAGGACAACGGCATGAGCAGCCTATTTAAGGTTGAGTCGTATCCGGCTATTGCTGTATTTAACAAAAAAAATAAAAGGTATTTCCTGTCAGGGTATATGGACAAGGACAGGATACTCAATTTGTTCAAATGAAAAAACTAATTATTCTTTTTGTTTCAGTTTTGCTTCTAAATAGCATAAGCTATGCCGATATTTTTTCTAAGGATGATAGCACTAATCCTTATACCATAGATAGCGCGATATCCGAAGATAGATCCGGCTTCTATTACCGGGGAGGCCTGGATTATCATCCTAATGTTCCGCCTGATGAGCCGGGAGTAGGGTATTCCATACTTAGCGGCTCAAAAGGATGCAGCGGTTTTGACCTTGCCTCAAGCTTTAACAGTGTCCTTTCCGAGCAGATCCTTGCTGATTATATGAAAGGCATATCTAGCGAAGCTATGGCAGCTGCACCGATGCTGTTGTTAGAGTATGTTTCGCCGACACTAGCTGATATCATCAAGCATTTTAACGCCATGACCAATATGCGCCTAGGCCTAAGATACGCCCAGTGCGAAGATATTGAGAAGGCAGCCGGTGAATACATGGATAAGCTTAGGAAGAAAAGCGAAAGTGAGTGCGTTAAGGAAAAAGTTGGTACAGGGTTAGATATCGATAGCGCGCTTAAAACCTGCAAAGAGAACAAGGACCCTTTTGCCTTCCTGAAGAATGCTGAAGGCATTCCCTTGGCACAGGGAGGCAAAATAGACGTACTCTCAGATATATTTAAGAGGATAAGCATTCCTGATGAGAGAAAGGATTTCGTCAAATCAGTAGTAGGGGAGACCACTATCACCGCATCCCAGATTGAAAACAATAAAGGAGAAAAATCCATCTATAAAGTGAATGATGAATTCAGAACCGATACTTCGAATAAGCTATTTTCCCTTACAGACGAATATCTGAATTCAAAAGCTGTATCTGCTGATTCCTTAAAAGAGCTTTCTCTGCCCAATAATCCGGTGACAGAAGAACAGATTAGAAACATTACCTTAATGCCCAAGGCAAAACAGTATATTGCGGTTTCCAAGATCTCATCAGATATAGCTTATTTTAAGACCATTGCACAATACAGGCAGGCAATGGATGATCTCTTAGAAGCTATGCGCGCGCCAGGCTTAGATGATGTGCAAAGAGGGGTACTTGAGCGAGATTACAATTACCTCAAAGAGAAACTAGAGAGATTCAGAGAAGAAAGGGAGATTTACAAAGATTACAATGAAGCTGTGGCTGGTATTCTTTCCGAGTCAGAAAAAGAAAAGCTTAATACCATTATCAACGATGACGCAAGCACAACTTATTTTGACGAAAATAACGAAGCGCAGGATAAAAAGGAGATGTATCTGCCGCAGGAGAATAATTAAAGATTTAGATGATTTTTTAGCTGATATCATAACCGGACAAATTTCTTGACAATAAGTGTCATATGACATATTATAGGTGTCAAGAAAACCAGGTAAAGGATGGATATCATGCTGAAAAAACTTCTTGGCTCAAGAATCAGGATCAATATATTAAAACTTTTTATTTTTAATCCCAAGAAAGAATACTATGTTAGGGAAATCGAGCGTTTAATCAATGAGGCGTTTGACCCTGTACGCAGGGAATTGATCCGTCTTGAATCAACCGGGCTTTTGAAAAGCCGGATTTCGGGCAGGCAGAAGTATTACTCCATTGATTCGGCGCATACTCTTTTCCCCGAAGTAAAATCAATGATCTTGAAGACAGTAGGAATTGGTGATACGATAAAAAATGCCCTGGAAGATAGAAACGATGTCAAAATTGCTTTTATTTACGGTTCCTACGCAAAAAACAGCGAAGATCTGGAAAGCGATATAGATATATTTGTCATAGGCGATATATCCAGCAAGGACCTGCAGGAAGATATATCCGGAATTGAAAACCAGGTTAAGCGTGAAATAAACCCTACTATTTATTCTATATCTGAGTTAAAGGATAAATACAGAAGCAAAAATCATTTTATATCCAGCGTATTCAAGGAACCAAAAATATTTTTAAAGGGAGACGAGAATGGCCTTAGAAAACTGGTTTCAGGCAGGTAAACTTGTTAAGCATAGCGTAACCGAAGAAGAGATATCGGCAATTCAGGGTGTAATTGAAAGGAATTTCCGTGACGCTTGCGTAAAGGGCCTTTCCAGCGATCAGAAATATATCCTTTCGTATCAGGCAGCGTTTGAGGGTTCCCTGGCGCTTATCAAATGTCATGGTTTCCGGCCTATTAAAGCGGGCCATCATTACATTGTCTGGCAGTGCATCAAAGAGGTCTTAGGGGAGAAGTCCCGGAAGCCAATACTACTTTTTGAAAACGCTGCCAAAAAAAGAAACAAACTAAGCTATGACATCGCAGGCCTTGCCTCTCAAAAAGAAGCAGATGAAATGTTTCAGGAAGCGCGCGATTTCGTAACACTTCTTAAAGAAGAAATAAAGAAGATTCAACCTGTTTAAATTTTGAGTTAACCTTCCAATTATTGTCCCTAGCCCTCTAGTCAGCTCTAGAATTTTCCCGATCCGTCTTTTATTTCTACACACTCTAACCGCTACTTCAATCAAGCATTTCCTTTCTTGCTTTTTTGTTTCTCCTTGCCTCATTTTGTAAGCCTCTTTCTTTTTATCCGCCTACAATAACCCAATCCTGACTTTTTTCAAGAAAATCCTTTGGAAAAATTCATCTCTACCTTGCACTTGTGGTCTGCCTCAAGCTGCAAGGTATTTTTTTAAAACCCTTGCGGGGAGTCTCAATTTTTCCAAAGGACTCCCAGGAAGGTCGTGCGCTTGGCGCTTACTCCCTTCGGGCACTCCATGTTTTCTTGACAAAAGACCGTATTTTTCTGGTTTGCCTGAAAAATACTTCATATTCTTGGGTTTTATCTCCGGCGTCAAAAGAAAGGAGGCTTACATGAGCCAAGTAAAAACAAAACAAAAACAAGCACGAAAGGAGGTGAAAACCATGATTGAAGTAGCCAGAGTCTATAAAGTCGAAAAAGACGAAGGCACTCTTAAGGCCTTTGTGGACATTAAAGTCGCAGATGCGGTT
This is a stretch of genomic DNA from Candidatus Omnitrophota bacterium. It encodes these proteins:
- a CDS encoding ArsR family transcriptional regulator, whose product is MDIMLKKLLGSRIRINILKLFIFNPKKEYYVREIERLINEAFDPVRRELIRLESTGLLKSRISGRQKYYSIDSAHTLFPEVKSMILKTVGIGDTIKNALEDRNDVKIAFIYGSYAKNSEDLESDIDIFVIGDISSKDLQEDISGIENQVKREINPTIYSISELKDKYRSKNHFISSVFKEPKIFLKGDENGLRKLVSGR